The sequence below is a genomic window from Cicer arietinum cultivar CDC Frontier isolate Library 1 chromosome 6, Cicar.CDCFrontier_v2.0, whole genome shotgun sequence.
GGAAACTGAGCGAATTGAGAGAGGTTTAGGTGTACGAATTCGGCGATTGAGGATTGGTGTTGAAGACCGAAAAGAGAGTGATGTGTGAGTTTGAGAAAGTGGAACGGAGATGGGAACGCGAAGGAATTGGGGAGAATAGTGCGTAGAAGTAATTGTTGCAGAGAAAGCCATATTGTGTTATTGTTTGTTGCAGAGACTACTACTGCCTTCTCTCAATTTGATATTTCGGGTCCCTTCATTTTGCACTCAACTCTTCTCGGCcgcaaaattgaaaataaataaataaattagtaaactATCATTTTAAATCTTTGAATCCAGACAATTTAGAagtttaaatttacaaaatttaataaagtgacttaaaatgttttatttatcgTACAAGTGAGTCCGATGTTGCAAATCTGAAGGTATGATATTTGTAAATATTGCattcgtattttttttttattaatttgaatgttgtgaatatatttttatattcttaaaTTTATGTGTTATATTTGACGTATTTTATTTATCTGAatacataattattatttttgttttttaaacaaaaacattaaaatgagTGAAATTGATACGCAGGATCTATGTAAGTGTTCAATTTTCAGAAAGTTTGCGGACACTTTTACTAACTAAAccaaacaatatataataattttaatattgaataaataaaaatcattgacacttaaaaaaaattaataatatgtgAAGAAAGACTCTTATTCATAAGAATTCAACTTATATTCGacaagttttttgaaaaataacatGTAAGTATATTTGTATACATTTAAAAAGTCTTGAGACTTTTCTTGatttaatgaatttgaaatttaagtAACCTAAActttatattcaaaattataaataaataaaataaaaaacaatattataattaataaaatcaaaacaaagttgataaaggcataaattaatattacctaaatgtattatataaaatataattatacacTAATTACAATCAAATATGAGTTATGTtatttgtcttaaaaaaaatatcgcGAATATATCaagaattataaaattaagaatataaaatgttaaataatcaTACATTTTAATATTCAATGATTTTAAATGTTTGATCTTAATTTATATCATGTCATATTATGTTGTGATAAGATTGTGATATATTCTTTTGTGATACAAAATATTTCccataaaatatacaaaatgtTACATGGTAACAAATTTGGCTAGAGcatgaaaattcaaaaaatacaaGTTAACCCCAAAGAAAAACATAGAAGGGTTTAGGATAGTAGAAACCCCATAGATAGGATCTGTGCCAATTTCTATATCAGAAAAAATGAACACAACTTGATCATCTAAAGATACTTTaccaaagaacaaaaatcatgTCCTTAGAATTCATTCATCCTTGGACATCAACTTTAGCATGCACAACCACTTTGTTGTTCTGGTTCTGAAGGAGTTTCAGATATTCCACGGAAATAACTGTCATGAAATAATGGTGTTAGCCTTTGAATTTTAACtttgttaatattataattgaataataataataataaaaaatatgaatattaaatttaaaaatagttaagtTTACGATTGACAACCACTATGATTTAAAAAGTTACATTTTATACATTTTGTAGTATTTACAAAATCATTGTGCATCGTAATTTTCTTAATTCCGCtgtaaaattaaacttaaatgaaAATTAGATTCTCACATATCTAGATCACGTTCATTTTGTGATGCAACTTTAGCAACACATAAAAATGCATCATCAACATTGTATCCCTCTTTTGCAGAGGTCTCAAAATATGGTATGTTACCCCTAGAAGCACACCATTCCCTAGCTTTCTTCTCAGTAACCTACAACAATTAGCAAGGTAAATAGTGAACACTTTGCatgaaaaaaagttatattataaaatttcaacaaaatttaaaaggtccaaattaatataatcattGTAGAAAAGAATAAAAGGTTAATTATCTACATACCCTTCTACTGTTTCCACCATCTACATCAACCTTGTTCCCGAGTAATACAAAGGGAAATGCATCAGGATTTTCTGTATCTGTCTGAGGTCAATCACCAAATTGTAAATTACACGAATATCAATTTCAAATCACGTTATTAAACTTAAACATGTCATTTTTTATAACCTTAGCAAATTCAAACAATTATATAATTAGTTGGGTTATAAAGAAGTCGATCATCATATTGAATTAAGAGTAAGTAAATTGAATACCacattttttacttaaattttttaaagattataaaGAAGTCTGAAAATCATCATATTGAGTTTCAATGAGTTGGATaccaacataatcaaataaattccTTCTAagcaaattagtgtttttaaaaatgGACCAAACTAATTGGCTCAACTATTGAACGGAACGGAAATCGCTAGTCGTTCGATTCGTTCAACCATAGTTAAttcgtttttttatttttttattttaaattgaaagactcgttttatttattttattagttattcggttgaattcaatcgattgaacCATAAAGCGGATAACATTGCTCTAACCTACATCCCTTTTAATAAATCTGTTTTTAAGTGAAAAAATTAGCAACACCAATCAATCACATAACTCTCCAGATTGTGAGCCAAACAAAGGATAAAAGTTGTGCTAATATAAAAGTAGAgggttgaaaaataaaaaaaaaacagtatgtaattaattaaaacacaCCTGTTTAAGAAAATCATCATGCCAATTGTTTAATGTATCAAATGTTTTGTGTATATTTACATCATATACCAAAACACAGCAATCTGCCCCTCTATAAAATGCAGCTCCAAGACTATGAAACCTTTCCTGTCCTGCTGTATCCCAAATCTGCCATATAACATTGTAAATTTGCGTTCATTCTCTTACCCCATAATAAAATACTATCAATTAATTGATAGAATTATTACAACTTTCTCATAAATAAagcaagaaaaaaatattactttttgaGGGAAATTTAAATTACTCACTTGCAAGGTTACTAGTTTGTCGTCAACTAGTATCTCCTTTGTAACAAAATCAGCTCCAATCGTGGCTTTATACTGTTGGCTAAATTTCTTATAAACATATCTAAATTCAAAGTTAATGTTCCACAATATTTTTCTGTAACACAATTTGTGATTGTAAAAGTTTTATCCACAAATTCAGCAgcgaaaaatattattatacaataattttatgttaaaatttcaTTGTTTATGTGGCCAAGAGTTATTAGTGAATTTGATGAAAACCACATTAACATCATGATTATAACActgtaattttattaaaacttCATAATTACAGtattaaatttacataaaatcACCATAACACAATGAGACGAAACGTGGATTCAAAAATGAGTTAGGCATTTAATCATTATTTGCCAGCTGGACTGAACCACTGTTCCCCACAATTCACAAACATAGGATTGCCAACTCATGTACcaatttttgtcattttaaaaaaGGACAAAAGTATTCATGATTTGGAATTAATAATAATGCACCTACAACGAATCACTAACTtcacaaaaattacaaaatttaactttttctttttctattttacgGAAaatgcaagtaataattaaatggATACTGATTCATCAAAGACGTTTT
It includes:
- the LOC101514161 gene encoding ras-related protein Rab7 isoform X1; this translates as MDISHRKRTLLKVIVLGDSGVGKTSLMNQYVYKKFSQQYKATIGADFVTKEILVDDKLVTLQIWDTAGQERFHSLGAAFYRGADCCVLVYDVNIHKTFDTLNNWHDDFLKQTDTENPDAFPFVLLGNKVDVDGGNSRRVTEKKAREWCASRGNIPYFETSAKEGYNVDDAFLCVAKVASQNERDLDIYFRGISETPSEPEQQSGCAC
- the LOC101514161 gene encoding ras-related protein Rab7 isoform X2; translation: MNQYVYKKFSQQYKATIGADFVTKEILVDDKLVTLQIWDTAGQERFHSLGAAFYRGADCCVLVYDVNIHKTFDTLNNWHDDFLKQTDTENPDAFPFVLLGNKVDVDGGNSRRVTEKKAREWCASRGNIPYFETSAKEGYNVDDAFLCVAKVASQNERDLDIYFRGISETPSEPEQQSGCAC